A portion of the Corynebacterium rouxii genome contains these proteins:
- a CDS encoding DoxX family membrane protein, which produces MIRKFARPMLASVYVADGVDVVLNSQAHVEGTQAVINRLHTVVPRKYMKKLPEDPQVITQAVGATKVLAGSSLALGKAPRTSATVLAAISVPTIIARHAFWETQDREEKIARRQGFLTSIALLGGLAITSADTAGKPGLKWRADKAAQKASTQIQQALPTKSETKKFGDQASTVANQTASAAKDLAKDLWNEATDAVSEYSQTAQDYLEDNKDDWLALAQKNAILAKKKAVKVAARAQERAAQAYESAEKSTGRSAKRASKKANQLQRKAEKSLNKAMKRFDSAF; this is translated from the coding sequence ATGATCCGCAAATTTGCTCGCCCCATGCTCGCCTCCGTTTATGTGGCTGACGGTGTCGACGTTGTTCTCAACAGCCAAGCTCATGTGGAAGGCACGCAGGCCGTTATCAACCGACTGCACACGGTTGTTCCTCGCAAATATATGAAAAAACTTCCAGAGGATCCACAAGTAATCACTCAGGCAGTTGGAGCAACCAAAGTATTAGCTGGCAGCTCACTCGCACTCGGTAAAGCACCTCGCACCTCCGCTACTGTTCTGGCTGCTATTAGCGTTCCAACTATCATCGCTCGCCACGCGTTTTGGGAAACTCAAGATCGTGAAGAAAAAATTGCCCGACGTCAGGGCTTTTTAACGAGCATCGCATTACTTGGCGGTTTGGCAATCACGAGCGCAGATACCGCCGGAAAACCAGGTTTGAAATGGCGTGCTGATAAAGCTGCACAAAAAGCATCCACGCAGATTCAGCAAGCCCTGCCTACTAAATCTGAGACCAAAAAATTTGGCGACCAAGCATCTACTGTTGCAAACCAGACAGCATCCGCAGCGAAGGATTTAGCGAAGGATTTGTGGAACGAAGCAACTGATGCCGTTTCTGAATACAGCCAAACAGCGCAAGACTACCTCGAAGATAACAAAGATGATTGGCTAGCTCTTGCACAAAAGAACGCTATTTTGGCTAAAAAGAAAGCCGTAAAAGTTGCAGCACGCGCTCAAGAACGCGCAGCTCAAGCATATGAAAGTGCAGAAAAATCTACTGGCCGCAGCGCCAAACGAGCTTCTAAAAAAGCTAACCAACTGCAGCGAAAAGCAGAAAAATCTCTGAACAAAGCAATGAAACGATTCGATTCAGCTTTCTAG